In the Leptospira fletcheri genome, ACTTCCTCTTTCCAGATTTCCCGCTAAGCCTTCGGCGATGGTCGGGAATATGTCGATCGGAACGGTTTCTCCCCGATTTAAGGCCAGCCTCATCGGCGCAGAGTTGGCCGCTTCCACTCCGATCAGTCTGCTTCCCGGTCTGGAAGAAAGAGCCATGCCGATCCCCGCGGCGAGTCCTCCGCCTCCGATCGGACATACGACCGTGATCGGCCCGGAAAAGGAGGAAAGTAATTCCACTCCTATGCTCGCTTGACCAAGGATCACGTCGGGATCATTGTAGGGAGAAAGATATCTGACGTTCCTACTTTCCGCCAGTTCCCTGGCAAAATCCTCAGCTTCGTCGTAGTCCGCACCGTGAACGATCAGATCCTCGGTCTCTTTACGCAATAGTTCTATCTTTTTTGGCGAAGCCTTTTCGGAGACTACGATCGTGGCCTTGATTCCCAACTCTTTCGCGATCACGGCGACGGCTAACCCGTGATTCCCGGCGGAACAAGTCACAATGCTTTCC is a window encoding:
- a CDS encoding threonine ammonia-lyase; amino-acid sequence: MGRRTLDLPKVADISDTFLRVEKFVPSSPLLTSPFVGKDCWLKMESFQRTGSFKIRGAIAALTKIRQEESIVTCSAGNHGLAVAVIAKELGIKATIVVSEKASPKKIELLRKETEDLIVHGADYDEAEDFARELAESRNVRYLSPYNDPDVILGQASIGVELLSSFSGPITVVCPIGGGGLAAGIGMALSSRPGSRLIGVEAANSAPMRLALNRGETVPIDIFPTIAEGLAGNLERGSITVDLLSRYAESTLSVTESQIRDGMSYLALHHGIVAEGAGSVAMAAILAGEFPLPKGQPLIAIVSGRNIDLDTWKKFLES